In a genomic window of Pseudomonas putida:
- a CDS encoding divergent polysaccharide deacetylase family protein, with protein sequence MGLRFILVLLCCLAGTVHAEPAGSAPHKAYLTLIIDDLGQNLPRDRRVLALPGPVTTAIMPDTPHATEFAREAHRAGKIVILHMPMDPATGPFAWHPELPIEELEKRLNAAFKMVPYTAGINNHMGSRMTAQPVAMAWLMGELQRRHKFFVDSRTSAQTVAAQQAQKIDLASVSRDVFLDDERTEAAIYTQLQTAIELARKQGSAVMIGHPYPQTLAVLEREMPKLKSQGIDWIDIRQMISVRGNRATAAHGKDGTYR encoded by the coding sequence ATGGGTCTGCGCTTCATCCTCGTTCTGTTGTGCTGCCTGGCGGGTACGGTTCACGCCGAACCCGCCGGGTCGGCACCTCACAAGGCCTACCTGACGCTGATCATCGATGACCTGGGGCAGAACCTGCCCCGGGATCGCCGCGTGCTGGCCCTGCCCGGCCCGGTCACCACGGCGATCATGCCCGACACACCCCACGCCACCGAATTCGCCCGCGAAGCCCACCGTGCCGGCAAGATCGTCATCCTGCATATGCCCATGGACCCGGCCACCGGCCCGTTCGCCTGGCATCCTGAACTACCCATCGAAGAACTCGAAAAGCGCCTCAACGCCGCCTTCAAAATGGTGCCCTACACCGCCGGCATCAATAACCACATGGGCAGCCGCATGACTGCGCAACCCGTCGCCATGGCGTGGTTGATGGGTGAGCTGCAACGCCGGCACAAGTTCTTCGTCGACAGCCGCACAAGCGCGCAGACCGTGGCAGCGCAACAGGCACAGAAGATCGATCTGGCGAGCGTCTCGCGGGATGTGTTTCTTGATGACGAGCGCACTGAAGCTGCCATTTATACCCAGCTGCAAACCGCTATTGAGCTGGCACGCAAGCAGGGCTCGGCGGTGATGATTGGCCACCCTTATCCACAGACGCTGGCGGTACTCGAGCGGGAAATGCCGAAGCTCAAGTCCCAGGGAATCGACTGGATTGATATCCGGCAGATGATCAGCGTGCGCGGAAATCGGGCCACGGCCGCCCATGGCAAAGACGGTACCTACCGATAA
- the hisF gene encoding imidazole glycerol phosphate synthase subunit HisF, whose translation MALAKRIIPCLDVDNGRVVKGVKFENIRDAGDPVEIARRYDEQGADEITFLDITASVDGRDTTLHTVERMASQVFIPLTVGGGVRTVQDIRNLLNAGADKVSINTAAVFNPEFVGEAAQHFGSQCIVVAIDAKKVSGPGETPRWEIFTHGGRKPTGLDAVEWAKKMEGLGAGEILLTSMDQDGMKNGFDLGVTRAISDALGIPVIASGGVGNLQHLADGILEGHASAVLAASIFHFGEYTVQEAKAYMAHRGIVMR comes from the coding sequence ATGGCGCTGGCCAAACGCATCATCCCTTGCCTGGACGTGGACAACGGCCGGGTGGTCAAGGGTGTGAAATTCGAAAACATCCGCGACGCCGGTGACCCGGTGGAAATTGCCCGTCGTTACGACGAGCAGGGTGCCGACGAGATTACCTTTCTCGACATCACCGCCAGCGTCGACGGCCGCGATACCACGTTGCATACCGTCGAGCGCATGGCCAGCCAGGTGTTCATCCCGCTGACCGTGGGCGGCGGCGTGCGTACCGTGCAGGACATTCGCAACCTGCTCAATGCCGGTGCGGACAAGGTGTCGATCAACACCGCGGCCGTGTTCAATCCGGAATTCGTCGGCGAAGCGGCGCAGCATTTCGGTTCGCAATGCATCGTCGTCGCGATCGACGCGAAGAAGGTGTCCGGCCCGGGCGAAACCCCGCGCTGGGAAATTTTCACCCATGGCGGTCGCAAGCCGACCGGCCTCGACGCGGTCGAGTGGGCGAAGAAAATGGAAGGTTTGGGTGCCGGCGAAATCCTGCTGACCAGCATGGATCAGGACGGCATGAAAAACGGCTTTGATCTGGGCGTCACCCGCGCCATCAGCGATGCGCTGGGCATTCCGGTGATCGCTTCCGGTGGTGTCGGCAATCTGCAGCACCTGGCCGACGGCATCCTCGAAGGCCACGCCAGTGCAGTGCTGGCGGCGAGTATTTTCCACTTCGGCGAATACACCGTTCAGGAAGCCAAGGCCTATATGGCTCATCGCGGGATTGTGATGCGCTAA
- a CDS encoding substrate-binding periplasmic protein — MLKRLLLALASASVLLINGAHADDRPDTDMVLLTENFPPYNMAKNGKNFAQDENINGIATDIVREIFKRADITYSLTLRFPWERIYKLTLEKPGYGVFVMARLPDREKLFKWVGPIGPDDWIMLAKADSKITLETLDDARKYKIGAYKGDAIAETLTKQGLNPVVVLRDQDNAKKLVNGQIDLWATGDPAGRYLARQDGVTGLKTVLRFNSAELYLALNKDVPDEIVTKLQAALDQLRKEGGVDDIMARYL; from the coding sequence ATGCTTAAACGCCTTCTTCTTGCCCTCGCCAGCGCCTCCGTGTTGTTGATCAACGGGGCTCACGCCGATGACCGACCCGATACCGACATGGTGTTGCTGACGGAAAACTTCCCGCCGTACAACATGGCGAAGAACGGCAAGAACTTCGCTCAGGACGAAAATATCAATGGCATCGCCACCGATATCGTCCGCGAGATCTTCAAGCGCGCCGACATTACCTACAGCCTGACGCTGCGCTTCCCATGGGAGCGGATCTACAAACTCACCCTGGAAAAACCGGGCTACGGCGTGTTCGTCATGGCGCGGCTGCCTGATCGCGAAAAGTTGTTCAAATGGGTCGGTCCGATTGGCCCGGATGACTGGATCATGCTGGCCAAAGCCGATAGCAAGATCACCCTCGAAACCCTGGACGACGCACGCAAGTACAAGATCGGCGCCTACAAAGGCGATGCAATTGCCGAGACCTTGACCAAGCAAGGCTTGAATCCGGTGGTGGTGCTGCGAGATCAGGACAATGCGAAGAAACTGGTCAACGGCCAGATCGACCTGTGGGCCACAGGTGACCCGGCCGGCCGTTACCTGGCAAGGCAGGACGGCGTGACCGGGCTCAAGACGGTATTGCGCTTCAACAGTGCTGAACTCTATCTGGCGCTGAACAAGGACGTGCCGGATGAAATCGTGACCAAGCTGCAGGCTGCTCTGGATCAGTTGCGCAAGGAAGGTGGGGTCGACGACATCATGGCGCGGTATCTGTAA
- a CDS encoding Vps62-related protein: MQTSENAASPIAQRAPIQLGNLLINFTTEFHRIWDSKGSNSKPGSFWRPTPAPDTLPGYFPLGDFVTPGFDNINGNTVVAVVCEGPAEDGDTSKGKALSAPEDFERVWKDLRSRADADCTIWRPIPPAGYVALGMVCSNGRDKPLLNTVRCVREDLVVASSVSNRIWSDSGSGASQDFSAWGIEPPSAEAGEIYFSPGTFIGVNSHDRPAANTVAYSLRMQIPLQVARTPEPPALSGHESPTAEEMATITQTVHLPWFAVIDLNLTQLEQFQTSPFYRLERSDRYVLVGHGHNTGTIGQTFKWTAPRVQRIESLEGFTDATTIRVASEWPLYVSNPMSLHVLLSSAIRFSAKLSKAFTHTENSHIGWTTSAAVEVITRIAKKTSLAAYVIESDYKLLREDGTQVANDVLYTDIDSLYLTEYPAETDCNVLTSMQQVVEPVVTDTAP, from the coding sequence ATGCAAACCAGCGAAAACGCAGCATCACCCATCGCGCAAAGGGCGCCGATACAGCTCGGTAATCTGTTGATCAACTTCACCACCGAGTTTCACCGCATCTGGGACAGCAAGGGCTCCAATTCCAAACCTGGAAGCTTTTGGCGCCCGACTCCCGCCCCCGATACCTTGCCGGGATATTTTCCACTCGGCGATTTCGTCACCCCCGGTTTCGACAACATCAACGGCAACACCGTGGTGGCCGTGGTTTGCGAAGGTCCGGCAGAGGATGGAGATACCTCGAAAGGAAAAGCGCTGAGTGCGCCTGAGGACTTTGAGCGGGTCTGGAAAGATTTGCGCTCCCGCGCCGACGCCGACTGCACGATATGGCGCCCGATTCCTCCTGCCGGTTATGTGGCACTGGGAATGGTCTGCTCCAATGGTCGTGACAAACCACTGCTCAATACCGTGCGTTGCGTCCGGGAAGATCTGGTGGTCGCCTCCAGCGTCAGCAACAGGATCTGGAGCGACAGTGGCAGCGGCGCCAGCCAGGACTTCAGTGCCTGGGGCATCGAGCCGCCGAGTGCCGAGGCGGGCGAGATCTACTTTTCGCCGGGCACCTTTATCGGTGTCAACAGCCATGACAGGCCTGCGGCCAATACCGTCGCCTACTCACTGCGCATGCAGATACCGCTGCAAGTCGCTCGTACGCCCGAGCCCCCTGCACTCTCCGGGCATGAATCGCCCACCGCCGAAGAAATGGCCACGATCACTCAAACGGTCCACCTTCCATGGTTCGCGGTCATAGACCTCAACCTGACACAGCTCGAGCAATTCCAGACATCCCCGTTCTACCGCCTGGAAAGATCGGATCGCTACGTGCTCGTCGGGCACGGGCACAATACCGGCACTATCGGCCAGACCTTCAAATGGACAGCGCCACGCGTGCAGAGGATTGAGTCACTGGAGGGGTTCACTGACGCCACCACCATCAGGGTCGCGTCCGAATGGCCGCTCTACGTGTCAAACCCGATGAGCCTGCATGTACTGCTGTCCTCTGCGATTCGCTTCTCGGCGAAACTGAGCAAAGCGTTCACACACACTGAAAACTCACACATCGGCTGGACAACCTCCGCTGCCGTGGAAGTCATCACCCGCATCGCGAAAAAAACCAGTCTGGCGGCTTATGTGATTGAAAGTGACTACAAACTGCTGCGCGAGGACGGCACCCAAGTGGCCAACGACGTCCTCTACACCGACATAGACAGCCTGTACCTGACCGAGTACCCGGCGGAAACAGACTGCAATGTCCTTACCTCTATGCAACAGGTAGTCGAACCAGTCGTTACAGATACCGCGCCATGA
- a CDS encoding S41 family peptidase, with the protein MLHLSRLTSLALTIALVIGAPLAFAAQPTPATAPAGTAATTKAPLPLEELRTFAEVMDRIKAAYVEPVDDKTLLENAIKGMLSNLDPHSAYLGPEDFAELQESTSGEFGGLGIEVGAEDGFIKVVSPIDDTPASKAGIQAGDFIVKINGQPTRGQSMTEAVDKMRGKIGQKITLTLVRDGGTPFDVTLARAIIQVKSVKSQLLESGYGYIRITQFQVKTGEEVSKALAKLRKDNGKKLKGIVLDLRNNPGGVLQAAVEVVDHFITKGLIVYTKGRIANSELRFSATGKDESEAVPMVVLINGGSASASEIVAGALQDQKRAVVMGTTSFGKGSVQTVLPLNNDRALKITTALYYTPNGRSIQAQGIVPDIEVRKAKITSEQDGDYFKEADLQGHLGNGNGGEDKPTGSGAKAKAMPQDDDYQLAQALSLLKGLSITSGR; encoded by the coding sequence ATGCTGCATTTGTCCCGCCTTACCTCGCTGGCCCTGACGATCGCCCTGGTGATCGGCGCGCCGTTGGCGTTCGCTGCTCAACCAACCCCGGCGACCGCACCTGCGGGCACTGCAGCGACCACCAAGGCGCCATTGCCGCTGGAAGAGCTACGCACCTTCGCCGAGGTCATGGACCGCATCAAGGCGGCATACGTCGAGCCCGTGGACGACAAGACCCTGCTCGAAAACGCCATCAAGGGCATGCTCAGCAACCTCGACCCGCACTCTGCCTACCTGGGCCCTGAAGACTTTGCCGAACTGCAGGAAAGCACCAGCGGCGAATTCGGCGGCCTGGGCATCGAAGTCGGCGCCGAGGACGGTTTCATCAAGGTGGTGTCGCCCATCGATGACACCCCGGCGTCGAAGGCCGGCATCCAGGCCGGCGACTTCATCGTCAAGATCAACGGCCAGCCGACTCGCGGCCAGAGCATGACCGAAGCCGTGGACAAGATGCGCGGCAAGATCGGCCAGAAAATCACCCTGACTCTGGTACGCGACGGTGGCACGCCGTTCGACGTGACCCTGGCCCGCGCCATCATTCAAGTGAAAAGCGTGAAGAGCCAGTTGCTGGAGTCCGGCTATGGCTATATCCGCATCACCCAGTTCCAGGTCAAGACCGGCGAAGAGGTCTCCAAGGCCCTGGCCAAGCTGCGCAAGGACAACGGCAAGAAGCTCAAGGGCATCGTGCTCGACCTGCGCAACAACCCGGGCGGCGTACTGCAGGCGGCCGTGGAAGTGGTCGATCACTTCATCACCAAAGGCCTGATCGTCTACACCAAGGGTCGCATCGCCAACTCCGAACTGCGCTTCTCCGCCACCGGTAAGGACGAAAGCGAGGCCGTGCCGATGGTCGTGCTAATCAACGGCGGCAGCGCCTCGGCTTCGGAAATCGTCGCCGGTGCACTGCAGGATCAGAAGCGCGCGGTAGTCATGGGCACCACCAGCTTCGGCAAGGGCTCGGTGCAAACCGTGTTGCCGCTGAACAACGATCGCGCACTGAAGATCACCACGGCGCTGTACTACACGCCAAATGGTCGCTCGATCCAGGCCCAGGGCATCGTCCCGGACATCGAAGTGCGCAAGGCCAAGATCACCAGCGAACAGGACGGCGACTACTTCAAGGAAGCCGACCTGCAAGGTCACCTGGGCAATGGCAACGGCGGCGAAGACAAACCGACCGGTTCCGGCGCCAAGGCCAAGGCCATGCCGCAAGACGACGACTACCAACTGGCCCAGGCCCTGAGCCTGCTTAAAGGGCTGAGCATCACCTCCGGCCGTTGA